The Akkermansia sp. RCC_12PD genome contains the following window.
CGTGACCTTGGAGACGATGGGCACCGTGCGGGAGGCGCGGGGGTTGGCTTCAATGATGTACACCTCGTCGTCGCAGATGGCGAACTGCACGTTCAGGATGCCCTTCACCTGGAAGTCCTTGGCGATCTTGGCGGCGTGTTCCTCAATGGTGCGGACGTGCTTGGGGGCGATGGTCACGGGAGGAATGGCGCAGGCGGAGTCTCCGGAGTGGATGCCGGCCAGCTCAATGTGCTCCATGACCGTGGCCACGAAGGTGTCCGTGCCGTCGGCCAGCGCGTCCACTTCCGCTTCAATGGCATTGTCCAGGAAGCGGTCGATCAGCATGGGATATTCCGGGCTGACCTGAATGGCCTCCACGCCATAGCGCTTCAGGTTTTCTTCATCGTAAATGACTTCCATGCCGCGGCCGCCCAGCACGAAGGAGGGGCGTACCATCACCGGGTAGCCGATCCGGCGGCCCAGTTCCACAGCTTCCTCCAGGGAGCGGGCGGTGCCGCTTTCCGGCTGGCGGATATTCAGGGCGATCATGCGTTCGCGGAAATATTCGCGGTCTTCCGCCAGGCGGATGCCTTCCGGCTGGGTGCCCATGATCTTTACGCCGGCGTCCTTGAGGGCCTGGGCGATGTTGAGGGGGGTCTGGCCGCCGAACTGGACGATGACGCCTTCCGGCTTTTCCTTTTCGTAAATGGTCAGCACGTCTTCCACGGTCACGGGTTCAAAATACAGCTTGTTGGCCGTGTCAAAGTCCGTGGAGACCGTTTCCGGGTTGCAGTTGATCATGATGGATTCATAACCGTTGTCCCGCAGAGTGAAGGCGGCGTGCACGCAGGTGTAGTCGAATTCGATACCCTGGCCAATGCGGTTGGGACCGCCGCCCAGGATCATGATCTTCTTCTTGTCGCTCACGGCCACCTCATCCGGAGCGCCGCTGTAGGTGGAATAGTAGTATTCCGCGTGTTCCACGCCGCTGACGGGAACGATGCGGTAGGAGGCCACGATGCCGTTTTCAATGCGGCGGGTGCGGATGGCCTTTTCCGGAACGCCGAAGATCTGGGCCAGATACTTGTCGGAGAAGCCCATTTCCTTGGCCTGGTGCAGCGTCTTGACGGGCAGGGAATCCCATGTCTGGGCGTCCAGCGTGTAGTCGAAGTCCGCCAATTCCTTCATCTGCTCAATGAAGTAGGGAGTGATGCGGGTCAGCTTCACGATTTCCTCCACGGTCACGCCGCGGCGCAGGAGTTCGTAAATCTGGAAAAAGCGTTCGCTGTTGCCGTATGTAATTTTCTCACGCAGCTCCGGCGTGGTGAGGGCTTCCAGCTTCTTTACGCGGCCCAGGCCGGCGCGGCCGATTTCCAGGGAGCGCACGGCCTTCTGGAAGGCTTCCTTGAAGTTCTGTCCGATGCTCATCACTTCCCCCACGGCCTTCATCTGGGTGCCCAGCTTGTCGGCTGCCTTGGGGAACTTTTCAAAGGCCCAGCGGGCGAACTTGACGACTACGTAGTCTCCGTAAGGCTCGTATTTTTCCAGGGAACCCTTGCGCCAGTAGGGCAGCTCGTCCATCGTGATGCCGGAGGCCAGCTTGGTGGAGACGGAGGCGATGGGGAAGCCGGTGGCCTTGGAGGCCAGGGCGGAGGACCGGGAGGTGCGGGGGTTGATTTCAATGACGATGATGCGGTTGTCCTCACGGTTGTGGGCAAACTGCACGTTCGTGCCGCCCGTGACGCCGATGGCGTCCAGAATGCGGTAGGAGTAGTCCTGAAGCCTGTCCTGCACATCCTGCGGAACGGTCAGCATGGGAGCTACGCAGAAGCTGTCCCCGGTATGCACGCCCATGGGGTCCACGTTTTCAATAAAACAAACGGTGATCTTCTGGCCCTTGGCGTCGCGCACGACTTCCAGTTCCAGCTCTTCCCACCCCAGCACGCATTCTTCCACCAGCACCTGGTTGATCAGTGAGGCGGCCAGGCCGCGGGGAACCACCTGGCGCAGTTCCTCCACGTTATACACGATGCCGCCGCCCGTGCCGCCCATGGTGTAGGCGGGGCGCAGCACGACGGGGTAGCCCAGCTCGGCGGCCACCTTCTCCGCTTCCTCCACGGTATAGACGGGTTCGGACTTGGCCACCGGCACGCCGATTTTGTCCATAGTTTCCTTGAAAATGATGCGGTCTTCACCGCGGGCGATGGCTTCCAGGTCTACGCCGATAACTTCCACGTTGTACTGCTTCAGGATGCCTTCCTCGTTCAGCTTGGAGGCCAGGTTCAGGGCTGTTTGTCCGCCCAGGTTGGGCAGCAGGGCATCCGGGCGTTCCTTTTCAATCACCGCCGTAATGCGTTCCACAGTCAGGGGCTCAATGTAGGTGTGGTCCGCCATGCCGGGGTCGGTCATGATGGTGGCGGGGTTGGAGTTCACCAGAACGACGTCGTAGCCTTCGGCCCGGAGGGCCTTGCAGGCCTGGGTGCCGGAGTAGTCGAACTCGCAGGCCTGGCCGATGATGATGGGGCCGGAGCCGATGATGAGGATTTTGCGGATGTCTTCGCGTTTTGCCATGGTATGATGCCTCTATATATAATCCGTGGTGGTTAACAATAAATGCCGGAAACAGGGTCCGCCCAAGGTGCGTTGCCTCTCCGCTCCGCATACCCGGCGCGTGACCTGACGCACAGTAAGGGACGCCGCACGATAAGTCCAGACAAAACAACAGGAAGCTTCAAGAGAAGGTTTGTGCCGGAATCTGGCGTTTTACATGGAAAAGGAAAGATGCGGCTATTTTTCCGTCCCTGTCCCTACTCCTTGCCGGCAACGCCTGGAAAGCGCCGCCGTAGGGACCGGAACGGGATTTCTCCGTGTGGCCTTGGCAGGAACGGCCGGGGATTTTCCTGCATCATTCGGCGAATGTGCTCCTTTTATTTCTCATCGGGTTCCGGTTCAGGGGAAATCCGCGGCACTCCGTTCTTGCCATTTTCCGCCGCGCCTATACTCTGGGGGAAGAAGATGAGGAATGCCCTGATGTTGATTTGCTGTCTCGGTCTGCTGTATTCTCCGGCAGCCCTGTCGGCGGGTTCTTTCTCCGCGGCCCGCCCGTCTGCCGGCCAGCGGGAAAACGAGGCCGCATGGTATCGGTCTGTGCGGAGCGGACTGTCCCGGTTCAAGGACGGTGGCGGCTACAAGGCCAACCGGCAGGCGTTGGAAGCCTTGGTGCAGAAAGCCTGCCGCTGGGATGCCAAGGCCGGAAAACCCGTTTTCCTAATTCAGGAAGCCAGACCCTCCTTCTGTTCCTCCGCCTGTTATCTTCTTCTTCTTAAAGCTTTGGAAATTTGGAATTACGAACGGTCCAAACCCGTTATTTCCGAGCGTGCGTGGCTGGCCCTGATGCCACGCATCGGCCAGCATGACGGCGACGGTCCGTGGGGCTGGGCCAACGCGAACGGGCCGGGATTTGCCATGCTGGTGCATTCCCTGGGTGCGGGAGTGAACTTCGAGGACTGGAGCCAGGCCCGGCCGGGAGATTTCATGAAGATTTTCTGGACGGACCACATCGGCCGCAAGGAATCCGGGCACCTGACGGTGCTGGTGAAGGATGGCGGAGACGAGGTGACTTTCTGGTCTTCCAACGTCCCGGACGGTTATGGATCCAAGACGGTTCCCAAATCCAAAATCAAGAGGGTCATTTTTACACGCATCACCCGTCCGGAACGGTTTAATCTGGCCCCTTCCATCGGCCATAATGCGTGGCTGGCTTCCCTGCTGAAGCAGGACGTGAGCATGAAAGAGGTCCGCAGCCACTGCGGCATGAAGGAGCCATGAACATCCCGGCATGATGGAAGAAATTCAGCAGTCTGTGGAGAAACGTTCCTTTCCGCCGTCCGTGACGCCGGAATGTTCTGTACTTGTGCTTGGTTCCCTGCCGGGGGACGAATCCCTGCGGCAGGTGCAGTATTACGCCCATCCGCGCAATGCGTTCTGGAAAATCATGGGGGAGCTGCTGGAGTTTGACTTTTCCCTGCCGTATGAGGAACGTCTGCGCCTGCTCAACCGGGGGGGAGTGGGGCTGTGGGACGTGGTGGCCTCCGGTCTCAGGCCCGGAAGCCTGGACCAGCACATCACCCGGGAACGGCCCAATGACATCGCTGCGCTGCTGGAACGCTTTCCGGGCATAATCACGGTATGCTGCAATGGCACTGCCTCCTACAAGTACCTTAAACGGTATTTTCCGGAATTGTTTCTCCGGGAATTCCCCAGCATCATCCAAATGCCGTCCACCAGTCCGGCGGCGGCGCGCCTGAGCTATGACCAGAAGCTCCGGGTATACGGGGAGGTGATTCTCCCGCTCCTCAAAGGCGTGGCGGAATAAGGCAAATTTAGGGCAATGCCCGGAAGGTCCCTATTTCTGTTTCCGGGAAGTCTTTGCTCCGGCGGCTTTCAGGAGGGCGACCAGGGCGTTCTTTTGCGTGGCGATGGCCCGGTCCAGCGGCGTAGTCCCGTTCGGGTCGCGGTAATTCACATCCACCTTGTGTTCAATCAGCAACCTGGCAACTTTATTCGTGGAACTCTCCAGAAGGCCCGTGGTGCCCGCCACAACCCAGAACGCGGCTTCCGAATTGGCCGGCTTGTAATGCCCAAAGCGCGGCTTGCCGTTGAGCTTGTTGGGATCTGCCCCATCATTCAGGAGGAGCTTGACGGTCTCCGTGCTTCCATACCGGGAAGCGGTGAGCAGCAGGGTTCTCCCGTCATTGCACACGTAATCCGGATCAG
Protein-coding sequences here:
- a CDS encoding ankyrin repeat domain-containing protein, producing MPGGRQLAGGGKRRRQVLRPGRGNGVSSILSRNNFSGAISKATYFLENGADPDYVCNDGRTLLLTASRYGSTETVKLLLNDGADPNKLNGKPRFGHYKPANSEAAFWVVAGTTGLLESSTNKVARLLIEHKVDVNYRDPNGTTPLDRAIATQKNALVALLKAAGAKTSRKQK
- the carB gene encoding carbamoyl-phosphate synthase large subunit encodes the protein MAKREDIRKILIIGSGPIIIGQACEFDYSGTQACKALRAEGYDVVLVNSNPATIMTDPGMADHTYIEPLTVERITAVIEKERPDALLPNLGGQTALNLASKLNEEGILKQYNVEVIGVDLEAIARGEDRIIFKETMDKIGVPVAKSEPVYTVEEAEKVAAELGYPVVLRPAYTMGGTGGGIVYNVEELRQVVPRGLAASLINQVLVEECVLGWEELELEVVRDAKGQKITVCFIENVDPMGVHTGDSFCVAPMLTVPQDVQDRLQDYSYRILDAIGVTGGTNVQFAHNREDNRIIVIEINPRTSRSSALASKATGFPIASVSTKLASGITMDELPYWRKGSLEKYEPYGDYVVVKFARWAFEKFPKAADKLGTQMKAVGEVMSIGQNFKEAFQKAVRSLEIGRAGLGRVKKLEALTTPELREKITYGNSERFFQIYELLRRGVTVEEIVKLTRITPYFIEQMKELADFDYTLDAQTWDSLPVKTLHQAKEMGFSDKYLAQIFGVPEKAIRTRRIENGIVASYRIVPVSGVEHAEYYYSTYSGAPDEVAVSDKKKIMILGGGPNRIGQGIEFDYTCVHAAFTLRDNGYESIMINCNPETVSTDFDTANKLYFEPVTVEDVLTIYEKEKPEGVIVQFGGQTPLNIAQALKDAGVKIMGTQPEGIRLAEDREYFRERMIALNIRQPESGTARSLEEAVELGRRIGYPVMVRPSFVLGGRGMEVIYDEENLKRYGVEAIQVSPEYPMLIDRFLDNAIEAEVDALADGTDTFVATVMEHIELAGIHSGDSACAIPPVTIAPKHVRTIEEHAAKIAKDFQVKGILNVQFAICDDEVYIIEANPRASRTVPIVSKVTGISMARHATEIMLGKKLKDLGLKPRACRFIGVKEAVFPFNMFPEVDPVLGPEMRATGEVMGIADNFGMAYYKAQEAAGCILPTSGKVLVTVSDRDKKFIEPIARDLISLGFKIVSTGGTAEYLRGQGVETEVVNKLHEGRPNLGDMITNKQIDLIINTPVDRTSMIDDSFIRMQSIQKKIPYMTTIAAARATVEGIRSAQHVKVSPRSLQEYHS
- a CDS encoding DNA-deoxyinosine glycosylase, with protein sequence MMEEIQQSVEKRSFPPSVTPECSVLVLGSLPGDESLRQVQYYAHPRNAFWKIMGELLEFDFSLPYEERLRLLNRGGVGLWDVVASGLRPGSLDQHITRERPNDIAALLERFPGIITVCCNGTASYKYLKRYFPELFLREFPSIIQMPSTSPAAARLSYDQKLRVYGEVILPLLKGVAE